The region ACCACAGCGAGGCCGCGGTGGGGTTCGCCCCCCAGGGCAGGGCAATGAGCAGCGCCGCCAGCAGGACGGGAGGCTGGAAGGCTTCCGTGGCGGTTCTCTCCCAGCGGGGGACGACGATCGAGGTGCTCATGATGTGAGTTCAAATCTCCTCTCGGCGGCCCGCAGGGCGCACCGTTGCTTCTCCGGCAGGCCCACGTCCTCCGCCCGCAGGGCGTCTTCGACGGCAATGACGGCTCTGTAAAGGGCCTTCTGGGGATCAGCCGACAGGGCGCTGCGCCAGCCCGGAGGGCGCCCACCAGGGCTCCACCGGTCCGCGCCGAGGTGGTCCCACACCGGGGCCATCCTCAGGATGTCCATGCGCAACCCGATCTTCAGGCGCCGGCCTTGAGCGCACAGCCCCAGCCACGCCACGGCCGAGCACACCAGCACAGCCCCGGGCAGGAAGACCAGGCCGAATGAGGCCTGCAAGACCGTAGCTACAGCATCCCACGTGTCCAAATGCCCGAGGAGGGCGTAGCCAGCCTCGAGCGCGCAGCCAAGCACGAGCAGAGAACCTCCTACCCCCAGACCAAGCAGACCTGGCCGCAGCAAGCGGTCATGCCCCTGTCGTCGCAGCGTGAGCTCCCGGAAGCCGACACGGGCAACATCGGCGGCGTTCCACCCACCCATCACCATGATGAGCAGCGTGTAGACCAGTGTGCCGCCCTGGGCGAGGTGGTTAGGGATGAACGCCCCCGAGGTCGGGCCCCGGTCGATCGAGAAGAACGCAGCCGTTAGCCCCAGCAGCAAAACACCCCCAATAGAGGCCTCCCGCAATGTCCGCGACCGGCTCCAGTTCCTGCGTTGCAGGGACTGGACGAGGGCCGCCCGCAGGCACCACACGGCGCTGAGCGCGAGCAGATTGCGCACCAGGTGGAAACTGTTTTCCCCACCCAGCCACGCATCCACGGTCCGTTCACGAAACATGCTTCCGTTGGCCGAGAAGGCCAACGCTGCCAATGCCGTGCCCACCCAGATGAAGTCCACGCGACGCTGCCGCACTACCCGGGGCAGACGAACGACCACCGCCACGGCGGCGAAGAGGCACGCCATGGCCTTGAGCAGGCTCAACCCCGCGCCGAGGCTCATCAGAAGGCCTCGAGCAGTGGATCCACCTTCTGGGTCAACCGGGAGGCCAACCGCGTGGCAGCGTCCTCAGCCGCGACCTCCTGAGCCGTCCAGATCGAGGACCGCCCGAGAAGAGTCTTGATCCGACGGGATCCCCCGATGTGGGAAAAAGCATTCCCCAGCGTCAGCTCGCACCCACCGTGCATGAGCAGAATGTGTCCGTACTCGTGCAAGATCACGTGCCGGCGCAGCAGCTCGCTCTCCCCTGCAGCATGGAAGATCCAGGACTGCTCAGCCTTCTCCAACCACAACCCTGTGACATCCTGACCCAACCCCGCCGGCGCTGGCACGATGTGGATGGGCTTACCGTGCCGACGCTGCACCTCCAGATGAAGACCCTCCCAGGTGACATGGTCCGGCAGGTCGGCCAACACGTTGGAGCCGGAGCAGGGAACAGTTCCCTCTAGCCAAGACATGACATCCAGCGTACCCGCGCTTTGAACATGTTTATGTTGAACATGTTCAAATAGGAGTATGGTGGGACCATGTCTGAGCACGAGCTACGCCTCACCGTGCCAGCTGGCGCCGCAGCGGGCATGCAGATTCCCGCAGACACGCGCGGATTGTCTGGCGCATGCGCATGCGGCATGTAAGACTAGCCACCATGATCGACTACAAACCCCCGAAGATGCAGGGGAACAAGGTGCCCTTCAGCACGCGCCTGACTCCAAAACAGCATCGCTTAGCAGCAGAAGCTGCTGCTACCGCGGGGTTGTCGATGGCGGAGTACATCGGCGCACTGATTGAGCGCGACGCAGAGCTCCCGAACAAACTCGACAACAGGGAGGATCCGCACTTGCCGATCTCCAGAGCGTCTTAAACGACTGACGGCCCGCCTTGCCGGGCGGGCCGTCGAAGTCATCCGGCTGTCTCCGTCGCCAAACTGCGACAGCCGTTCCAACAGCTAACTGAATCGGAACTGCTTATGTACCCAATACCAGGGGACTGTTGTGTCTCCTAGTGTACCCGAGGCGTTCCCGCAAGGGGAGCCTGCGCGGCTGAACGCTGCCAATTTTCGCTCACAGCCCTTATCTGAGGCTGTTGAGAAGGCCGAAACGGACCTGCCCTCGCGGCGTCGGCGGGTGCGGGTGGCCTATGAACGCTCCAAGGCCGTGGTGCTGCGGGCGGTGCCGACAGGCTGCCAGCTGGCCCGCCACGTGGTGGCGTGGAAGCGCGCTGTCGTGGAGCACCCGGCTCTGGAGTTGATGCGTGCTGATGGGCGGGCGAACATGCTCGGGTTGGTGGAGATCATCGCCGTGCAGCAGGACCCGGCCTCGCGCACCTGGCGCACCACCTGGGGATGGGTCGCCCAGCGGCTGGGGGTGCATGAGGACTCGGTGGGGCGGATGATCCGCCGGCTCAAGAACTGGGGGCTGCTGGCCGTGGTCGCCACCGGCCGCTCCGCGGCCCACACCCCGCGCTCCACCGGCAAGAAGCAGGGCGAGGCCCCCGTCTACGCCCTCACCACCCCCACTCCCCCCACTCCCCCCACCCCGGGCGCCGCCTCCGAGGACACCGGGGCCATCCACAAGACAGAACAGGAGCTTGGGCCTGTGGACATAAATGTCGGCCCGGTCCCCCCGAAGGGGGCATGTCCTCCCCCGCACGCGCGCGAGAGCCTTTCCCCGATGGACGCGGCTACGCCGCGACCCTCTGCCAAGGCCGCCGCGCAGCGGCGGGAGGTCCAAGCCGCCCTCGCGAAGCGGACAGCTCCGCTGTGGCCGGCTCATGCGACGGTGAGGCCTTCGAAGGTCGGGGCGGCCCGGTCAGAACGGAAGCAGGCTTATCGTTTGGCGGGGCTGGAGATCCAGCACCACGCCCTCGTGCTGCGCCAGATCACCACCGCCTACGTCGTCTCGGTCGCTAAGCCCTATTTCGAGGCAGGCTGGAGCATCGCCGATGTCCTCCACGCCCTGGACTGGACCCCCACCGGGGTCCGCTACCCCCACGACGCCGTGGCCGGAATCACCCACCCCGGGGCCTGGTTCACCGCCCGCCTGCGCGCCTGGACCCATGCCGACGGCACCCCCCACCGCTCCCCCGACCAGCGCGCGGCCGCCGAAGCCGAGCAGCGCCGGGCTCAAGCCGTGGCCGCCGCGGCCCGCCATGCCGCCCACCAGACCCACGCAGGGTCGGTGACCGTTAGGTCCGATGATGAGGCGCCGGCGGTCCGGCGGCCCTTCCGGGAACGCTGGGCCGCCCACATCGCCGCCGGCCGCGCCCAAGCCACCGGCAATAGCCCCTCGAACCGCCAGCTCCACCCGTGACCCCCCAGGACGCGCACGAGAATCCACACCACCCGGGCTGGCCATACCGCCCTTCAGCACTCATGCGTACTGGATCATCCGCCCCTAACCGGAAGACCTCAGCCGCGATACGACCTCCACCTCCAACCGGGGCCTCCGCCCCGAACAGGTCACGGTCCAAGACGCGGGCAAAAATCGCGACGGAATGCGCGAAGAAGCTGCCCACCACGCACGGGGTGGTCCACTGGGACCAAGCCCCCGACGGATACTGGGGCCGGCTCATGGAAGCCCTGCCGGTCACCGAGGTTTGGGGCGTCGCCGGGCGGCTGGCCCAGCGCCTGGAGGCGATGGGGGTCGAGACCATCGCCGACCCGGTGGCCATCCGCCACACGTTCTCCGTGGTGCAGATGCGCACCGTCCTGGAACTCAACGGCTTCCCCGCCATCCCCGTGGAGGACGAGGTGGCCACCAAGGCCCAGATCCTGGTCTCCCGATCCTTCCCGGACCCGATCTGGGATCCAGAGATCGTCGGGGCCGCGGTGGCCGAGTTCGCCCAATGCGCCTCCCGCCGACTCCGCACAGAAGGCGAGGTCACCGGGCGGATCACCGTCTCCGCCACCACCTCCCCGCACCGGCCCGGACCCGCGCACCATGTCTCCGCGCACGTGCGCCTGGCCGTGCCCATCAACGAGCCCACTCCCCTGGTGGCCGCGGCCCGGGCCGCCCTGGTCCCCAAGCTCCTGCACTGGACGCAGTACATGCGCGCCGGCATCCTCTGCACCGACCTCGCCCCCGAAGGGGCCGTGCCCGTGTTGCCCGGGGTGCTCGAGCAACCCGCCCCCATTGGGGAACTGATCGATGCGGTGAACCGCCGCTTCGGAACCGGCACCCTCGCCCTGGGCCGACTCGGCGCCCACTCCCCCGACCCCTGGGCCAACCACCAAGCAGACCTCTCCCCGCGCTACACCACCGACTGGAACGAACTGCGCACCGTCAGCTAATCGGTCGCTCACCATATCCGGCACTGCATCGAGGCGCGGCATCCACCACATGCTCTATGGTGCTGGCGATTTCCTGAAATGGCGTGGGCACTTCTCACACCCAATCGGTACCATGTTGGTACCGCACTGGTACCGCACTGGCACCACGTCTATTTAGTACCAGCGTGGTACCAGCCTTGGACGACGGTTCCTTCGCTCTACCAGGACGGGAAATCTTCCGCCTCGTATCTGCAGGGACTACCACTTCGCAAGTTTCACCTGGATAGGGACGATGGTTCGTTTGATCAGTCCGGTCTTAGTGCGATATCTAGGTACGGAGGTGCCGCGCCAACAGCAGCCGGCGCGGCACCATAACTGTACTGGTGTAGTACCAACACCACACCAGTGTGGTGACGTAGCGGGGGTCGGGGATATCGCTGTGGCCGTAGTGCTCCTCAAGCACAGGCGGTGCGGGCTTTTCGTTCAACTTCTGTTGAGAAGTGTCCATGGAAGCGTCTGGGAATGAAGGTGCCGTGCCGACTACTGTCGACACGGCACCATGTTGGTACTTGTGTAGTACTAACACCACACTGGTGTGGTATGCCGGGAACTACTTGAGCGGCACGTTCTGGCCGTAGCGCTCCTCAAGCACGGGCCATACGAGCTCTTCAATCAACTTCTGCTGGGAAGTGTCCTCAGCTTCGGCGGCGTAATTGAGCAAGGCATGCTGGGTGTTGTTGAACCGGAAGTTGTACCCCTTCACCTTGGCTCCATTCCGCGCCCGCCGCTTCCACGGCTTCAGGGGTGGCCCCTGATCGGGAGTGTCTGAACCCGAGCGTTCGGCTGCCGCTGCGAACCGCTCGATCTCTTCCTCTCGATTGGAGGCAATCGGTCCACGTTTCCTCACCATGCGAAGACCTCCTGGGTCAGCAGTTGAATCTCGGCCTTGGCCTTGGCATCGCGCATTTCTACGACTCCCTTGCCGTCGGCCAGGCAGTCAGCGAAAGCTTTGCGCTGATGCAACACGGTCTGAGCAAGTCGCACACGAGGAAAGTCCTCGAGGTACGACTGCGCTTCCTCCCGCTCCTTGGTGAAGACATTGGAGGAAACGAAGTTGAGAACCAGCATCGATTTGAGGTCCTCGTTGAAGTCCTGGGCCCCTTCAACCGTCTCCAGGAGGCCGGCCACGGCGTCAAGGTCGGCTTGGGTGGCGCGCGTGGGGCTGATCAGCATGTCCGCAGCAGTCAGTGCTGTGCGCATCTCCTTGGAGTCCTTGCCTGGGACATCGACCAGGATGTGATCGAACTTGGGTCGGAACTCCTCCAGGAACTTATGCAGCGATCCTGACTTCTGCACGGACTGCAACGAGGGGAGCCCGGCTTCCTCTCGGTCGGTGGTGAAGTTCGAAGTGGTGCGGATCGTCGGGTCGGCGTCGACTAGCAGCACGTCCTTCCCCTGTCGCTGCAATTCAACGGCCATGTTGACGGTGAGAGTCGACTTGCCCGTTCCGCCCTTCTGATGCCCAAAGACAATGATCATGGCACCACAGTAACACCAATATGATGTTGTATAAGTACCAGTGTGGTACTACTTCGGTGCGCCATGGTGTGGTACTTGTGTGGTACTGAAACATGGTCACACATGGCGGGCCCATGCACCCTTTGGGTGCCTCAAGTCTCGCGGTGCTCAGCGGGTGGCCCCCCCAACCTGTGGGTGATTCCCTCGGCCCGCAACGTCTCCAACCGGGAGGCGGACCGGGCCGATCATGCGGAGCTGCGGCCGAAGATCTCCCTGACCGGTCTGTCGGCGGATGTGGTGGTCATTGACTGCCCGAACCGGCAGGGTGGGCCGCTGACGCTGTCGGCGTTGAACGCGGCGGACACCGTGGTCTACGCCGCCACCGCGACCAGTGATGGCATCGACGGGGTGGAAGGGGCCCGGCGCACGGTCGCTCAGTTCCGCCGGCACCGCCAGCAGCTGGGCGCCCCGGACACCCTGACCGAGGCTGGCATCGTCGTTGGCGGGGTGAAAAAAACGATCATGAGCCGGGCGGCGGTGGCCAGCCTCGAAGAGCTGCGGGCCACCGGGTTGTTCCTGGAGCCGTTGATCCCGGACCGGGCCATTGTCCAAGAGGTGCGGATTTCGGGGGAGTGGTACGGCCAGTACCGCAACGGGGCCCGCGTGCTGGACGCTTACACCGCGATCGCGAAGAAGGTGCTGCGATGACCGAGCAGCCCGAGCGCCCCGCCTCACTAGCCCGCCGCCGGCCCCGCCCGGCCCCGGATGAGCACATCGACCCGGTCGACTACACATCCCCACGCGTTACCTCACCCCAGCCGGCGACACCGGTGGTGTCGTCCCCGCCGATGCAAGCGGCACCGGCGGCGGAGCCTGCGGTGGCCGCACCCAAGCGCGGGCGTGGCCGGCCGCGCCGGGAACCCACGATCCAGCTCGGGGTGCGGGTGGCCCAAGACGTCTCCGATCTGATCGAGGAGCTCACCGAGCACGACGGCACCGCCCGCGCGGTGATCGAGAACGCCGTGCGCGCCTACGCCCAACAGCTCAACCGATAACAATCCCTACCCCCGGCGGGGGAGGGGGACGGCCGCGGGCGGCTTTCCCATGGTCGGCGAGGAAGGAACCCGGCTCACCGTTGCTGGTGGGCCGGGTTCTCTTCATCTGGGGACGGGCGGCGGGATGGGGTGGGTGGTCCGGTGGGTCTTCGATTGAGGCGGGTGCCCGCGCTCGGTCCGAAAGCTGCCAGGGCCAACCCCCAGCGGGGGCAGTTGTCGGGCGCCAAAGGGACGACCAGCGCTGTCCAGGTTGGACGTGGGGCGTCCCGGCAGCTCCGTATCGGACAGGGAAGTCAGCCCGTCACCGGCTGCTGATCGTGCGGAAGGGGCCGCGGTGAGGGTCCTCGTGCTCGAGCCCTGCCCGAGACGTTCCCCGGTGATGCCGCGACCGTGGCCGCCGGCATTAGACCCCACTGTCGCGGAGCACCCGGACAGGCACAAGGCGGTGTCCGGGTGGGGGAGTGGGGGATCTACTGGGCGGCGTAGTAGGCGTCCTTGACGGACTGGTGGACGCGGCCGCGGTCGGAGACCTCGTACCCGTTCTCCTTCGCCCAGGCCCGGATCTTCGCCGTCTCCGGGTTACCACCGGAGGAAGACCGGGTCCCGGTGGCCCGGGCGGACTTGGACTGGGCCCGCCGGCCAGCAGCAGCATAGGGTCGCAGGGCCTCCCGCAACTTCTCCGCGTTAGCGGTCGACAGGTCGATTTCGTACTGCCGGCCGTCTAGACCGAACTGGACGGTCTCATCAGCAGGACCACCCTCGAGGTCGTCCTCCAAAATAATCTGCACGCTCTGGGCCATTTAAACACCTTTCACGATCATGGAGTAGGTTGAAATCATTCGCGATCAAGTCGATGATCTCATGTTACATTACACCCTTTCATGGGTGTAGGCGTCTCTGCGACAATTATTGGTGCCACTTCTCTATATAAAATTGCCACCTTGTTGCTTTACTATACAAGGTCCCAAATGTTGGGAGGTGGCATCGAGTCTGGAAAATCCTCCAGAGTCTTCCGCATTAGATCGGAGACCTCGTGGAGGTTTGTCACGCGAGATAGGCGTCCGTCATTACCAATCTCGAAGACTTGAGCTTTAAGATGGAGTAGGTCGACTTTGACCACCTGGGCAAATGACTCGCCGTCCAGGGGTGATATTAAATTGGCTCGATAAGTGGCATAGCGGATTCGGTTCTGGCCGCGACCCAGGCGTGGCACGGATAGATCGCCGGAGCGAGTAATGCGGCACGAGCGAGGACTGATGGACGCTTTGCTGTTTATCGTCATCAACCGGCCGTTCGGATCGATGGCGATGAAGTCTTCTGGGTGTGCGTGAGTGGATTCTCCCAAAACTTCGGAAACCATGCCTAAAAAATCGTCCTGAGATCCAAGTAGTTGGTAACCTAGCGACAGCAAGAGGCGGCCGGTGACTTGTTCGCCCAAATTGCCGATAGCAAGATGATTTCTTGACTCCTGCCACCGCTGCAGTCGTTCCGGGGGTGATCCGATGACTATTCTCAGCGCTTGGAGGCCATGTGCCGTTTACTCCCAGCTGCAAATGGCTCCTGGGAGAAACTCCCTATAAACAAATCCTCGTTGAGCAGTTGAAGGACAGTCTTGACGTTGGTATCTGTCACGCTGAGGTTGTCACCGTCCATCAGCTCGGTGGGATTGTATCCGCTGCTCAGAATTACGGACCTAAGGGTGTCTGGTGTCAGGGTCTGGATGTGTGGGCGCCGCATAATTGCCTGAAACTTTTTGCGCAGGTGTTGGTTTCGCTTTAGTACCGTTTCGAGAATTTCCTGACTTCCATCTGTCATGGAGACCACCGACGACACTTCCTGCACCCACTCCGTCGTCTTCGCCAGGACGGCTGGCGACTCCTTGAAGAGGCCTTCAAAACTGCTCTTGTCGAGAACGTAGACCTTGCTCTTGGTGATGATCGCGTCGTACCTGTTGTCAAACGCAAAGATCGGAGTTTCGATTTTGTCAAGAGTATTATTGAGCAGTGTGGCAACGACCGATTTTTTTCCTAGTTGGATAGGCGAGCGTTTTTTCACAAAAATTGTTTCCGCGTCGCCACGTCCTATCACTGCTGCGTGACAAAACAAAGCTTTTGTCTTCAGTTCTTGCTCAGTAGCCAGTTGAAGGGAAGCGCCCTGACGCAGGGTTTCTATCAAGCTCGTGTCAAAGAGCTCTTCAGGATCCGCTTCTAGATGCGTATTGTCCTCCATGTCGGTATCGGGACTATATGGTGCAGGGTCAGTCATTTCTGCAACCGCACGCTCGGCATGGGATCGGAGGGTCTCTTCTACGTCGTCCGCAGTTTTTATGCATCGTCCAATGGTTGCCTTCCCCGATCTCCAAGCAACAACGAGCTGTAGTGAGCCTTCGGTGCTCGGCAGTTCATCGGCCATTGGGGGGTGCCCTCCTTGGTAATTGGAAGCAGGTGGCATAACTTATGCTTGCAAAAGCACGTCGTTGGTCATGCGATAGGCCCGTACAGTATCTCCGGAAACTACTCTTGCCCTGCTGATTATATGCCCCTGTAGTCCTTTGGAGTCGGTAAATGCGTAAATGCGCCAGCCGAATATGAAAAGTGTAGGGTTTACCTGAATAATTTCAGTCCGCAGATGTACGAGTAAAGCGACTAGCAAGAAAAGGCCATAGGCAACTAGATCAGTAGTTGTGGGTCGGCTCACTGTCAGAAACGGCAGCAAATAACCGGCAAGATAACTTGAAGCACCGGTGCCACCGGTTTGAACAGAGACAATTATGTGCTCACCAGGGGATCCCCTTCTCTGATGAGACATTACAACAGGCAGGGCGATAGCACCGGCGGTCGCGATTAGGGTGCACCAAAGTCGAAGAGTGGAGTCCTCGAAGCGGATCGCGAGCATGACGAACAAGGGTGCGTACGAGGAGAGGAACATCAGAGGCTTTGTCAGCCAGCCCGCTCCATCTGTCATGCCACCACTGTAGGCGGCAGACCAGACCATTCTGGGAACATCGGACTGAATAGAGTCAGTTCACATTACGATCGCTCTCCAGCGACCTCAACCCCGGGCGCATCGTGCCGCGCAATGACTGGTGTCTACTCGTCCGGTTTCACCTGCCGTGGCTGGCGCGTATGCGCGTACTCGCGGGCGCTGTAATTGACAAGCATCGGGGTGTTGCGTCAGACAAGCGATACAGGTCATGTTGCTCACAGTTGTAGCTTGCCAGACAGCGCTGGATCCGAGAGTCATTCTCCTTCGTGGACGGCCAGTTCTTTGCCGGCGTAGCGTCCGCGGGCGTGGACGTGTTCGGAGACCGGGGTGGCTTCCAGGACCGTCTCGATCAGGGAGGCGAAGAACTGGGGTGCTCCGAGGTCCTCGGGCACGCCTTCGCTGAGTTCGTCGTCGGGGCCGGTGGTGTGGTCGAGGACCCGCACGGATTCCCCGGGGTTCGCGTCGTCCCATTCCAGTAAGAGGAGGCAGGTGGCGTTGTAGCCGTTGCCGTCGCCGCGGTCGCGCAGTTTGCGCATCATGTCCACGGTCTTCTCAAACGCGGCCTTGTCCTTCTCACCCAGGATGGTGGCGCGTTGGACGAAGAGGAACCCGACTCCGGCCAGGGGGTAGCGGGCGCGGAGGTTGCCGGCGTCTCCGTAGGCTTCTTCGAAGCGGTTGGCCACGTTCTTGCCGAAGGAGGCGGTCATGGCTTTGGTGGAGATCAGCAGTTCCGGTCCGCGGTCCCAGCGGGCCATGGCCACATCGACCTGTTTGACGTAGGCCCGCCCCAGGAACCGGGCGTCGGAGGGCGCCACACTGGTCAGGGCTGGCAGGCGGCGGGCGATCTCCGCACTGAGGGTCTTGGGCAGCTTCTCCATCAGCAGCCGCACGTCCCGGGGCAGCACCCGGGGTCTGGTGGCTCGGGGCCAGACATCGTCGGGATCGAAGCCGGCCCGGCGCAGCTCGTGAGCGACCCAGGCGTCGATGCCTTTGGCCAGGCGCCCGCTCTGGGTGGTGGCTTCATCGGCGATGGGTAGGCGCACCAGGTCCTGCAGCAGGTCCGTATCGATGCGATACCGCGGTTTACCCCTGGTGTGGTCCCACGGATTCGCGGCCAGGTCCGCGGCGGCCAGGACAGC is a window of Kocuria flava DNA encoding:
- a CDS encoding DUF4113 domain-containing protein, with the translated sequence MVHWDQAPDGYWGRLMEALPVTEVWGVAGRLAQRLEAMGVETIADPVAIRHTFSVVQMRTVLELNGFPAIPVEDEVATKAQILVSRSFPDPIWDPEIVGAAVAEFAQCASRRLRTEGEVTGRITVSATTSPHRPGPAHHVSAHVRLAVPINEPTPLVAAARAALVPKLLHWTQYMRAGILCTDLAPEGAVPVLPGVLEQPAPIGELIDAVNRRFGTGTLALGRLGAHSPDPWANHQADLSPRYTTDWNELRTVS
- a CDS encoding AAA family ATPase, with protein sequence MIIVFGHQKGGTGKSTLTVNMAVELQRQGKDVLLVDADPTIRTTSNFTTDREEAGLPSLQSVQKSGSLHKFLEEFRPKFDHILVDVPGKDSKEMRTALTAADMLISPTRATQADLDAVAGLLETVEGAQDFNEDLKSMLVLNFVSSNVFTKEREEAQSYLEDFPRVRLAQTVLHQRKAFADCLADGKGVVEMRDAKAKAEIQLLTQEVFAW
- a CDS encoding ParA family protein is translated as MIPSARNVSNREADRADHAELRPKISLTGLSADVVVIDCPNRQGGPLTLSALNAADTVVYAATATSDGIDGVEGARRTVAQFRRHRQQLGAPDTLTEAGIVVGGVKKTIMSRAAVASLEELRATGLFLEPLIPDRAIVQEVRISGEWYGQYRNGARVLDAYTAIAKKVLR
- a CDS encoding histone-like nucleoid-structuring protein Lsr2, with translation MAQSVQIILEDDLEGGPADETVQFGLDGRQYEIDLSTANAEKLREALRPYAAAGRRAQSKSARATGTRSSSGGNPETAKIRAWAKENGYEVSDRGRVHQSVKDAYYAAQ
- a CDS encoding Kiwa anti-phage protein KwaB-like domain-containing protein gives rise to the protein MADELPSTEGSLQLVVAWRSGKATIGRCIKTADDVEETLRSHAERAVAEMTDPAPYSPDTDMEDNTHLEADPEELFDTSLIETLRQGASLQLATEQELKTKALFCHAAVIGRGDAETIFVKKRSPIQLGKKSVVATLLNNTLDKIETPIFAFDNRYDAIITKSKVYVLDKSSFEGLFKESPAVLAKTTEWVQEVSSVVSMTDGSQEILETVLKRNQHLRKKFQAIMRRPHIQTLTPDTLRSVILSSGYNPTELMDGDNLSVTDTNVKTVLQLLNEDLFIGSFSQEPFAAGSKRHMASKR